A segment of the Chitinophagaceae bacterium genome:
TCTCTATGACTATGAACGGGGCTGTTATTCCTATTATGGCTTTTTTTATAGTGGCTGCCGAAGAATATGGCATATCGAAAGAAAAACTTACGGGAACGATTCAGAATGATATTTTAAAAGAATTTATTGTCAGAAATACGTACATTTATCCTCCATCCAAGAGTATGAAAATTGTAGCAGATGTTTTTAAGTATTGTAAAAAATATCTACCGAAGTTTAATAGCATCAGTATAAGTGGTTATCACATGCATGAAGCTGGTGCGACAGCAGACATAGAACTTGCTTACACTCTTGCAGATGGGATAGAATACGTCAAGACGGGATTAAAAGCAGGTTTAGATATAGATGAATTTGCTCCCCGTCTTTCTTTCTTTTTTGGAATTGGAATGAATTTTTTTACAGAAATAGCAAAGATAAGAGCCGCAAGAACTCTTTGGGCTTTGCTCATGCAAAAGTTTCATCCTCAAAATCCAAAATCTCTTATTTTGAGAACCCATTGTCAGACATCGGGATGGAGTTTAACAGAACAAATGCCCTATAATAATATAGCCCGTACGACCATAGAAGCCATTTCTGCTGTGTTAGGACATACACAATCTCTCCATACGAATGCTCTTGATGAAGCCATAGCACTTCCTTCTTTTCATTCTGCAAAAATAGCTCGAAATACACAACTCTACCTTCAAAATGAAACCAATATCACAAAAGTAGTTGACCCTACGGGAGGTTCTTATTATATAGAAAATCTTACGCAAATGCTGATTCAAAAAACAAATCTTCTTATGGATGAAATAGAAAATATGGGAGGGATGCTTCCCGCTTTAGAGTCCGGATTACCCAAACTCCGAATAGAAGAATCTGCGACTCACAAACAAGCTCAAATAGATTCTCAAAAACATATTATTGTGGGAGTAAATAAATTTTTTTATGATTCTAAAAAACATATAGATTCTTTAGAAATAGATAATGTATCCGTAAAAGAAAATCAAATCAGAAAAATTCAAGAGGTAAAAAGCAAAAGAAACGAAGAAGAAGTGCAAAATATCCTTCGTATTATTACCGAAAAGGCAAATAATACAGAAACAAACCTTTTGGAACTGGCTGTAGAAGCAGCAAAAAAAAGGGCTACTTTAGGAGAAATATCTGATGCTTTAGAAAAAACATTTGGAAGATATACCGCAAACACAAGGTCTATCTCTGGGGTATATGCTCAAGAAGCATCTCAAGATGCGGATTATAAAGAAGCAAAACACCTCGTAGATGTATTTTCAAAAATGGAAGGACGCAGACCCCGTATGCTTTTAGTAAAAATGGGACAAGATGGACACGATAGAGGGTATAAAATAGTTGCTACGGGATTTGCAGATATGGGTTTTGATGTGGAAATAGCACCTCTTTTTCAAACACCCCAAGAAGTAGCAAAGCAAGTAGTACAAACAGACCCACATATTGTTGGAATATCTACCCTTGCAGGAGCTCATAAAGTTCTCATTTCTGAATTGATAGATACTTTAAAAGGATTTCAAATAGAAGATACACTTATCATAGCTGGAGGAATTATCCCTGAAAAAGATCACCAGATATTATATGACAAAGGAGTTCATTTTATATTTGGACCGGGAACTCATATTGCAAAGGCAGCTCTTTTTGTGATGCAAAAACTTCTGCAAAAATTATGATCTATGGATTATTGTATTTGTTTTCAATAATAAGGGTAAACAAAAAACATAGTCCACGATTGGAATCATGGATTAAGGAGCATTATTTATATTTTTTTTATTTTAAAAATGCTTCCAACCTTGTGCTTGTATAGGAACATATTGATTCTCTTTACTCACTAAAAAAGCATCAGTATTCTCTGTTATATATCCGATAAAGCGAATATCGGCGTGTTTTTTTACCTTTTCATAATCTTTTTGGTCTATAGTAAAGAGAAGTTCATAATCTTCTCCACCATTGAGGGCCGCAGTAATGGGTTCTATTTGAAAAAGCACCGCTGCTTCCAAAGTATTATTAGCTATAGGAATGTGTTCTTCGTAAATTCTGACCCCTACTCCTGATTGATTGCATATATGCAATAGTTCACTAGCCAGTCCATCAGAAATATCTATCATAGAGGTAGGAACTATTCCTAGTGTGGACAAATCATGGATGATATCTACTCGTGCTTCGGGTTTTAGTTGCCTTTGCACGATATATGTATGAGCAGAGATGTCGGGTTGAGTATGAGGGTTTGCTAAAAATGCTACCTTTTCTCTGTTCAGAATGTGTAATCCCATATACGCTGCTCCCAAATCACCGGTTACACAGATAATATTGTTCTTTTTAGCACCACTTCGGTAAGTAATTTTGTGTTTTTCAATTTCTCCTACCACTGTAACGGAAATAACTAACCCCGCCTTTGAGGAAGTAGTATCTCCACCTATCAAATCTACTTTGTAGGTATCGCATGCCTGCTTTATTCCTTCGTATAATGCCTGCACAGATTCTAATGAAAATCTATTACTGATACCTATATTGGTAGTTATTTGCGTTGCTTTTCCATTCATCGCCGCAATATCGGATATATTTACTGCTACTGCTTTATAACCTAAATATTGAAGGGTAGTATAGGTTAAATCAAAGTGAATATTTTCTAACAGCATATCTGTGGATATGAGAATGGTTTTATCAGAGGCAATAACAGCGGCATCATCTCCAATTCCTTTGATAGTAGAAGGAGATTGATGCCGTGCAAATTGTTTTTTTATTTGTTCTATAAGCCCAAATTCTCCTATGTCACGAATATCTGTTTTCATAATTTCCAAAATTTATAATTCATAAATTAGATTAAAGAGGTATGTTTCCGTGCTTTTTTCTGGGAATGGTATCTACTTTATTTTCTATATTTTTGAATGCAGATATAACTTTGAGACGAGTTTGGCTTGGGATTATCACTTCATCTATGTATCCGTACTTTGCGGCGTGGTATGGATTAGCAAATTGTTCTGTATATTCGTTTATTTTTTCTTGGAGTTTTGCTTCAGGATGAGGGTCATTTTTAATTTCATTTTTAAAAATAATTTCTGAGGCTCCTTTTGCTCCTACGACTGCTATTTCTGCTGTAGGCCATGCGAAGTTCATATCCGCTCCTATATGTTTTGAGTTCATAACATCATAAGCTCCTCCGTATGCTTTTCGGGTTATGACGGTAATTCTTGGAACCGTAGCTTCAGAAAATGCATAGAGTATTTTTGCACCATTAGTAATGATTCCATTCCATTCTTGTTCGCTTCCTGGCAAAAAACCTGGGACATCTACTAATACTAATAATGGGATATTAAAACAATCACAAAATCGTATAAATCGAGCGGCTTTTACAGATGCTTTTATATCTAATACTCCTGCTAAAAATGATGGTTGATTGGCGACTATTCCCACGGATTTTCCTTGTATTCTGCTAAATCCAATAATGATATTTTCTGCATAATTCTTGTGGACTTCAAAAAATGTGTCTTCATCTATTATTTGTTGGATAACATCTTTCATATCGTATGGATGATTGGGATTTTCAGGAATGAGATTGTCTAATGTTGGTCTCAGTTCGTTTTTTGCTTCATAAGGAAGTATGGGAGGGGTTTCTTCACAATTTTGAGGGATGTAAGAAAGGAGTGTTTTTATATTTTTTATACATTCTACTTCATTTGGATAATAAAAATGAGAAACACCGCTTTTGCTACTGTGCGTATAAGCACCTCCTAAGTCTTCTTGGGAAATTTCTTCTTTGGTTACTGTTTTTACAACATTTGGTCCGGTGACAAACATATAAGATGTTTTTTCTACCATAAAAATAAAATCAGTAAGTGCGGGAGAATATACGGCTCCACCGGCACAAGGACCCATTATAGCAGATATTTGAGGAATGACTCCCGAAGCTTTCGTGTTTCTATAAAATATATCTGCATACCCACCTAAGGCAACCACGCCTTCTTGAATTCGGGCGCCGCCCGAATCATTGAATCCTATAACAGGTATTCCATTTTTAAGAGAAAGGTCTAAGAGACGAACTATTTTCTGTGCATGAGATTGTGATA
Coding sequences within it:
- the scpA gene encoding methylmalonyl-CoA mutase — its product is MKPNFSQISYDMTKDYVVKIPHNAAKWKNPEGFDIPCCFDPKSIEGIEHLGYCAGLPPYTRGPYASMYCVQPWTIRQYAGFSTAEESNNFYKQNLSMGQTGLSVAFDLPTHRGYDSDNERVKADVGKTGVAIDTVEDMKILFKDIPLDKISVSMTMNGAVIPIMAFFIVAAEEYGISKEKLTGTIQNDILKEFIVRNTYIYPPSKSMKIVADVFKYCKKYLPKFNSISISGYHMHEAGATADIELAYTLADGIEYVKTGLKAGLDIDEFAPRLSFFFGIGMNFFTEIAKIRAARTLWALLMQKFHPQNPKSLILRTHCQTSGWSLTEQMPYNNIARTTIEAISAVLGHTQSLHTNALDEAIALPSFHSAKIARNTQLYLQNETNITKVVDPTGGSYYIENLTQMLIQKTNLLMDEIENMGGMLPALESGLPKLRIEESATHKQAQIDSQKHIIVGVNKFFYDSKKHIDSLEIDNVSVKENQIRKIQEVKSKRNEEEVQNILRIITEKANNTETNLLELAVEAAKKRATLGEISDALEKTFGRYTANTRSISGVYAQEASQDADYKEAKHLVDVFSKMEGRRPRMLLVKMGQDGHDRGYKIVATGFADMGFDVEIAPLFQTPQEVAKQVVQTDPHIVGISTLAGAHKVLISELIDTLKGFQIEDTLIIAGGIIPEKDHQILYDKGVHFIFGPGTHIAKAALFVMQKLLQKL
- the thiL gene encoding thiamine-phosphate kinase; amino-acid sequence: MKTDIRDIGEFGLIEQIKKQFARHQSPSTIKGIGDDAAVIASDKTILISTDMLLENIHFDLTYTTLQYLGYKAVAVNISDIAAMNGKATQITTNIGISNRFSLESVQALYEGIKQACDTYKVDLIGGDTTSSKAGLVISVTVVGEIEKHKITYRSGAKKNNIICVTGDLGAAYMGLHILNREKVAFLANPHTQPDISAHTYIVQRQLKPEARVDIIHDLSTLGIVPTSMIDISDGLASELLHICNQSGVGVRIYEEHIPIANNTLEAAVLFQIEPITAALNGGEDYELLFTIDQKDYEKVKKHADIRFIGYITENTDAFLVSKENQYVPIQAQGWKHF
- a CDS encoding acyl-CoA carboxylase subunit beta, translated to MSTHKKKLEYLNIINKEVLKGGGEQKIQQQHAKGKLTARERIDLLLDSGSFQELGKYVTHTCHEFGLEKEHYFGDGVVTGYGTIQNRPVYVYSQDFTVLGGSVSQSHAQKIVRLLDLSLKNGIPVIGFNDSGGARIQEGVVALGGYADIFYRNTKASGVIPQISAIMGPCAGGAVYSPALTDFIFMVEKTSYMFVTGPNVVKTVTKEEISQEDLGGAYTHSSKSGVSHFYYPNEVECIKNIKTLLSYIPQNCEETPPILPYEAKNELRPTLDNLIPENPNHPYDMKDVIQQIIDEDTFFEVHKNYAENIIIGFSRIQGKSVGIVANQPSFLAGVLDIKASVKAARFIRFCDCFNIPLLVLVDVPGFLPGSEQEWNGIITNGAKILYAFSEATVPRITVITRKAYGGAYDVMNSKHIGADMNFAWPTAEIAVVGAKGASEIIFKNEIKNDPHPEAKLQEKINEYTEQFANPYHAAKYGYIDEVIIPSQTRLKVISAFKNIENKVDTIPRKKHGNIPL